A genomic segment from Micropterus dolomieu isolate WLL.071019.BEF.003 ecotype Adirondacks linkage group LG03, ASM2129224v1, whole genome shotgun sequence encodes:
- the LOC123968103 gene encoding trypsin-3-like produces the protein APIDDEGDKIVGGYECGKNSVAYQVSLNAGYHFCGGSLISSTWVVSAAHCYKSRIQVRLGEHNIAVNEGTEQIIDSATVIRNPKYNSGNLDNDIMLIKLSRPAKLNSYVRTVPLPSSCASAGTRCLISGWGNTSSSGSSYPDRLRCLDAPILSDSSCKNAYPGQITVNMFCAGFLEGGKDSCQGDSGGPVVCNGQLQGVVSWGYGCAQRNKPGVYAKVCNYVSWIRNTMSSY, from the exons GCTCCCATTGACGATGAGGGTGACAAGATTGTTGGAGGCTACGAGTGCGGAAAGAACTCTGTGGCCTATCAGGTCTCTCTGAACGCTGGATACCACTTCTGTGGAGGCTCCCTGATCTCCAGCACCTGGGTGGTGTCTGCTGCTCACTGCTACAAGTC CCGCATCCAGGTGCGTCTTGGTGAGCACAACATTGCTGTCAATGAGGGCACAGAACAGATCATCGACTCTGCCACGGTCATCCGTAACCCCAAGTACAACAGCGGCAACCTGGACAATGACATCATGCTGATCAAGTTGAGCAGGCCCGCCAAACTGAACAGCTACGTCCGCACCGTGCCCCTGCCCTCCAGCTGTGCCAGCGCTGGCACCCGCTGTCTGATCTCTGGATGGGGCAACACCAGCAGCTCTGGAA GCAGTTATCCTGATCGTCTGAGGTGCCTGGATGCCCCCATCCTGAGCGACAGCAGCTGCAAGAACGCCTACCCTGGACAGATCACCGTCAACATGTTCTGTGCTGGATTCCTCGAGGGAGGCAAGGACTCCTGCCAG GGAGACTCTGGTGGCCCCGTGGTGTGCAACGGTCAGCTGCAGGGTGTTGTGTCCTGGGGTTATGGCTGCGCCCAGAGGAACAAGCCCGGAGTCTACGCCAAGGTCTGCAACTACGTCAGCTGGATTCGCAACACCATGTCCTCCTACTAA